A region from the Arcobacter sp. LA11 genome encodes:
- the aroC gene encoding chorismate synthase — MNSFGQRFKFTTFGESHGKALGCIVDGVPAGIKIDEDFIQEEMNRRKPGQNAYATARKEGDKVEILSGIFEGVSTGTPISMVIFNENQKSKDYTNVKDLFRPGHADFTYFNKYGVRDYRGGGRSSARETAARVAAGAIAKLMLNELNIEIQSGICEIDGIKGSKTDFDFAKTSEIFTLDKDKEDFQKEAILNAKSDHNSVGGVALVNVKNCPIGLGEPLYFKLDSQIANAMMSINAVKAVEIGDGVESVHEKGLDNNDEIRSSGFKTNHSGGILGGISNGDEINIKVYFKPTPSIFLKQETIDINDNEVECELKGRHDPCVAIRGSVVAESMMALVIADMALLNMSSKIENVKKVYN, encoded by the coding sequence ATGAATAGCTTTGGTCAAAGATTTAAATTTACAACTTTTGGAGAAAGCCATGGGAAAGCTTTAGGTTGTATAGTTGATGGAGTTCCAGCAGGAATAAAAATTGATGAAGATTTTATTCAAGAAGAGATGAATAGAAGAAAACCTGGGCAAAATGCCTATGCAACAGCTAGAAAAGAGGGAGACAAAGTTGAAATTCTTTCAGGAATATTTGAAGGTGTTTCTACAGGAACACCAATTTCAATGGTAATTTTCAATGAAAATCAAAAAAGTAAAGATTATACAAATGTAAAAGATCTGTTTAGACCTGGACATGCTGACTTTACATACTTTAATAAATATGGTGTTAGAGATTATAGAGGTGGAGGAAGAAGCTCTGCTAGAGAAACTGCGGCAAGAGTTGCAGCGGGTGCTATTGCAAAATTAATGCTAAATGAACTTAATATAGAAATTCAAAGTGGTATTTGTGAAATTGATGGAATAAAAGGTTCTAAAACTGATTTTGACTTTGCAAAAACATCTGAAATTTTCACTCTTGATAAAGATAAAGAAGACTTCCAAAAAGAAGCTATTTTAAATGCAAAAAGTGATCATAACTCTGTTGGTGGAGTTGCACTTGTAAATGTAAAAAATTGTCCAATAGGACTAGGTGAACCTCTATATTTTAAACTTGATTCTCAAATAGCAAATGCAATGATGAGTATTAATGCAGTAAAAGCTGTAGAGATTGGAGATGGAGTTGAGTCTGTTCATGAAAAAGGGCTAGATAACAATGATGAGATAAGAAGTTCAGGATTTAAGACAAATCATAGTGGAGGAATTCTTGGTGGAATTTCTAATGGTGATGAAATAAATATAAAAGTTTATTTTAAACCAACACCTTCAATCTTCTTAAAACAAGAAACAATAGATATCAATGATAATGAAGTAGAATGTGAACTAAAAGGAAGACATGATCCTTGTGTAGCAATTAGAGGTAGTGTTGTTGCGGAATCAATGATGGCATTAGTAATAGCTGATATGGCATTGCTTAATATGAGTAGTAAAATTGAAAATGTAAAAAAAGTTTATAATTAG
- a CDS encoding DUF134 domain-containing protein, with protein MAREKLERKLELKPVSKYFGPKDIEARQDVILLHEELEAIHLMDSFCMYQEDAAKKMNVSRATFARIIKSARKKISLALITGSNIKVHEIKNEFHVAICSNSNKELEYADANAKYIWIYFIKDYKLKSSNCINNPMYQNEEEAACNVLPDVLYDFATNYFLIEDIDYDLKISLIAKGIYPILQEDITENSLVDIFQ; from the coding sequence ATGGCTAGAGAAAAACTTGAAAGAAAACTTGAACTAAAGCCTGTATCTAAGTATTTTGGACCAAAAGATATAGAAGCTAGACAAGACGTTATTTTGTTGCATGAAGAGTTAGAAGCTATCCATTTAATGGATTCATTTTGTATGTATCAAGAAGATGCTGCAAAAAAAATGAATGTTTCTAGAGCAACTTTCGCAAGAATTATTAAAAGTGCTAGAAAAAAAATCTCTTTAGCATTAATTACTGGAAGTAATATAAAAGTACATGAAATTAAAAATGAATTTCATGTTGCAATATGTTCTAACAGTAATAAAGAGTTAGAATATGCAGATGCAAATGCAAAATATATTTGGATTTACTTTATAAAAGATTATAAACTAAAATCATCAAATTGCATTAATAATCCAATGTATCAAAATGAAGAAGAAGCTGCATGTAATGTTTTGCCAGATGTATTATATGATTTTGCTACAAACTACTTTTTAATTGAAGATATAGATTATGATTTAAAAATTTCATTAATTGCTAAAGGTATCTACCCTATCTTACAAGAAGATATAACAGAAAACTCTCTAGTAGATATATTTCAATAG
- the htpX gene encoding zinc metalloprotease HtpX: protein MEQVKTIFLLTLLTVLFVFIGFSFGGTNGMLIAFLLAGGMNFYAYYYSDKQVLKQYSATQIEDRRHPVYIITQRLVEKAGLPMPKVYLIPDHTPNAFATGRNHENAAVAVTMGLYEMLNEKELEGVIAHELSHIKHYDILVGTIAAVFAGAIAMIANIMQFGAMFGGNNRQGGNPIVMILMAILLPIAASIIQMTVSRSREFMADEGAARMTGNPAGLQSALSKLENYARSGHQVHNATEQTAHMFIINPFSGLKSSFGSLFRTHPTTEDRIARLEELKDEIQ, encoded by the coding sequence ATGGAACAAGTAAAAACAATTTTTTTATTAACTCTTTTAACTGTACTATTTGTATTTATTGGATTTAGTTTTGGTGGTACAAATGGAATGCTTATTGCATTTTTATTAGCAGGTGGTATGAACTTTTATGCATACTATTATTCAGATAAACAAGTTTTAAAACAATATAGTGCAACACAAATTGAAGATAGAAGACATCCTGTTTATATTATTACACAAAGATTAGTTGAAAAAGCTGGTCTTCCTATGCCAAAGGTTTATTTAATACCTGATCATACGCCAAATGCATTTGCAACCGGAAGAAACCATGAAAATGCAGCAGTTGCAGTAACTATGGGTTTATATGAAATGTTAAATGAAAAAGAGTTAGAAGGTGTTATAGCACATGAGTTATCTCATATTAAACATTATGATATTTTAGTTGGAACAATTGCCGCTGTTTTTGCAGGAGCAATTGCAATGATTGCAAATATTATGCAATTTGGTGCTATGTTTGGAGGAAATAACAGACAAGGTGGTAATCCAATAGTAATGATACTTATGGCAATTTTATTACCAATTGCAGCTTCAATTATTCAAATGACCGTTAGTCGTAGTAGAGAATTTATGGCTGATGAAGGTGCCGCTAGAATGACAGGAAATCCTGCTGGTTTACAAAGTGCATTATCAAAATTAGAAAATTATGCAAGAAGTGGACATCAGGTTCATAATGCAACTGAACAAACAGCACATATGTTTATTATAAATCCATTTTCAGGGCTAAAGTCTTCTTTTGGTTCTTTATTTAGAACTCATCCTACTACAGAGGATAGAATAGCAAGACTTGAAGAGTTAAAAGATGAAATCCAATAG
- a CDS encoding 5'-nucleotidase, producing the protein MGYDLEKKLVIAISSRALFDLEEENKIFEDKGVDEYYKHQIENEDSLIEKGTGFRLVKNLLRINDDFPEDKQVEVIIMSRNNAATSLRITKSIEKYELDIARSAWSGGNDISKYLKPFKVDLFLSANETDVQNAINEGIAAARILPYKENVDEHSTQVKIAFDGDAVLFSEESEIIYKTQGLEAFLEYEKENANNAMKSGPFAQLIRVISNIQAKYPEEQTPIRTALITARNSPAHERVIRTLSQWGVRLDESFFLGGVDKYEVVQAFGADIFFDDQDVHLENTSKTTPSAKVLYHEESILNRI; encoded by the coding sequence TTGGGTTACGATTTAGAAAAAAAGTTAGTTATTGCTATTTCATCAAGAGCTTTATTTGATTTAGAAGAAGAAAATAAAATATTCGAAGATAAAGGTGTTGATGAATATTATAAACATCAAATAGAAAATGAAGATAGTCTTATTGAGAAAGGTACAGGTTTTAGACTTGTAAAAAATTTACTTAGAATAAATGATGATTTTCCAGAAGATAAACAAGTAGAAGTTATTATTATGTCAAGAAATAACGCAGCTACAAGTTTAAGAATAACAAAATCAATAGAAAAATATGAATTAGATATAGCCCGTTCTGCTTGGAGTGGAGGAAATGATATTTCAAAATATCTTAAACCTTTTAAAGTTGATCTATTTTTATCAGCAAATGAAACAGATGTACAAAATGCAATAAATGAAGGTATAGCAGCTGCTAGAATCTTACCATATAAAGAAAATGTTGATGAACACTCAACGCAAGTAAAAATTGCTTTTGATGGTGATGCAGTTTTGTTTTCAGAAGAATCGGAGATAATCTATAAAACACAAGGTCTAGAAGCATTTTTAGAATATGAAAAAGAAAATGCAAATAATGCAATGAAATCAGGACCCTTTGCACAACTAATTCGTGTGATATCAAATATCCAAGCAAAATATCCAGAAGAACAAACTCCAATAAGAACAGCACTTATAACGGCAAGAAATTCTCCTGCACATGAAAGAGTAATTAGAACACTTTCTCAATGGGGTGTAAGATTGGATGAATCATTCTTTTTAGGTGGGGTTGATAAATATGAAGTAGTTCAAGCCTTTGGTGCAGATATTTTCTTTGATGATCAAGATGTACATCTTGAAAATACGTCAAAAACTACGCCTAGTGCAAAAGTTTTATATCATGAAGAATCAATTTTAAATAGAATTTAG
- a CDS encoding histidine phosphatase family protein — MKKLYLIRHAKSDWSNPSLDDFDRPLNKRGKKNAPFMGEILHEKNIHPDLIISSPAYRARETTKKIAKKINYQNEVMYNENIYEASLKTILEIVNFIDDEYDTVFIVGHNPGLNMLAFYLIEFNENLPTAGILEIEFDCESWREVKKKNAKFVSFEYPKKDYA; from the coding sequence ATGAAAAAACTATATTTAATTCGCCATGCCAAATCTGATTGGTCAAACCCTAGTCTTGATGATTTTGATAGACCATTAAACAAAAGAGGAAAGAAAAATGCTCCTTTTATGGGAGAAATACTGCATGAAAAAAATATTCATCCTGATTTGATAATTTCAAGTCCTGCATATAGAGCAAGAGAGACCACAAAAAAAATTGCTAAAAAAATAAATTATCAAAATGAAGTAATGTATAACGAAAATATTTATGAAGCTTCGTTAAAAACTATTTTAGAAATTGTAAACTTTATAGATGATGAATATGATACTGTTTTTATAGTTGGTCATAATCCAGGATTAAATATGCTTGCATTTTATTTAATCGAATTTAATGAAAACTTACCTACTGCTGGAATATTAGAAATAGAGTTTGATTGTGAATCATGGAGAGAAGTTAAGAAAAAAAATGCAAAATTTGTTTCATTTGAGTATCCTAAGAAAGACTATGCTTAA
- a CDS encoding histidine phosphatase family protein yields MKTLYIMRHAQKDESKPEQYDYDVELTQKGLEDCEKIAQKLKDRRITPDLIVASPAIRTRQTAEIVAKTLDYLKNIMYNEVIYQAFVNEIIESITYTFDTVDSLMIIGHNPALTALAITFTEFREEIKMGSIVKIEFDCDSWTAIDKTNAKFIEHFKLD; encoded by the coding sequence ATGAAAACACTATATATAATGAGACATGCGCAAAAAGATGAATCTAAACCTGAACAATACGACTACGATGTTGAATTAACACAAAAAGGTTTAGAAGATTGTGAAAAAATTGCTCAAAAATTAAAAGATAGAAGAATTACTCCTGATTTAATTGTAGCAAGTCCTGCAATAAGAACAAGGCAAACAGCAGAAATTGTTGCCAAAACTTTAGACTATCTAAAAAACATAATGTACAATGAAGTAATTTACCAAGCATTTGTAAATGAAATTATAGAATCAATTACTTATACTTTTGATACAGTTGATTCATTAATGATAATTGGACATAATCCGGCACTAACGGCACTTGCAATAACTTTTACAGAATTTAGAGAAGAGATAAAAATGGGTTCAATTGTAAAAATAGAATTTGATTGTGACTCATGGACTGCAATTGACAAAACAAATGCTAAATTTATAGAACATTTTAAATTAGACTAA
- a CDS encoding DUF438 domain-containing protein — protein sequence MFDLANNIEGFPQGHPVRVYIEENLLIKQLFEELFKTEVKEDFEKFFNIFNQLCEVEKHFARKENQLFPYLEKYGWTSPSQNMWAFHDQIREEIKTARKLVEVKALDDILNACITIYNSLSHIIQVEEQRLLPNALNMLSEDDWKEMREGDEEIGWMFSTPPVRYPELKEEEYIHPSQDKKKRELPFSLEDRTHYDEGYLTPEQVNFIFKFLPVDITYVDENDKVVFYNRGDDRVFPRSAGIIGREVKFCHPPKSVDQVLKILEEFKAGRQNTAEFWIQFKGLFVHIRYFAVRDDEGVYKGVIEMSQDVTDIRKLEGDKRLLDWE from the coding sequence ATGTTTGATTTAGCAAATAATATAGAAGGATTCCCCCAAGGTCATCCAGTAAGAGTATATATAGAAGAAAATTTATTAATAAAACAACTTTTTGAAGAACTTTTTAAAACAGAAGTAAAGGAAGATTTTGAAAAGTTTTTTAATATTTTCAATCAATTATGTGAAGTAGAAAAGCACTTTGCAAGAAAAGAAAATCAACTTTTCCCATACTTAGAAAAATATGGTTGGACAAGTCCAAGTCAAAATATGTGGGCATTTCATGATCAAATTAGAGAAGAAATTAAAACTGCAAGAAAATTAGTAGAAGTAAAAGCCCTTGATGATATTTTAAACGCTTGTATTACTATATATAACTCATTATCTCATATCATTCAAGTAGAAGAGCAAAGACTTCTTCCAAACGCTTTAAACATGCTTAGTGAAGATGATTGGAAAGAGATGAGAGAAGGAGATGAAGAAATTGGTTGGATGTTCTCAACTCCTCCAGTAAGATATCCTGAATTGAAAGAAGAAGAATATATTCATCCAAGCCAAGATAAGAAAAAAAGAGAGCTTCCTTTTTCACTTGAAGATAGAACACATTATGATGAAGGATACTTAACTCCTGAGCAAGTTAACTTTATATTTAAATTTTTACCAGTAGATATTACATATGTTGATGAAAATGATAAAGTTGTTTTCTATAATAGAGGAGATGATAGAGTTTTCCCTAGAAGTGCTGGAATTATTGGAAGAGAAGTTAAATTTTGTCATCCACCAAAAAGTGTTGACCAAGTATTAAAAATTCTTGAAGAATTTAAAGCTGGACGTCAAAATACAGCAGAGTTTTGGATTCAATTTAAAGGTCTATTTGTACATATTAGATATTTTGCAGTTAGAGATGATGAAGGTGTTTACAAAGGTGTAATTGAGATGTCTCAAGATGTTACAGATATACGAAAACTTGAAGGTGATAAAAGACTTTTAGACTGGGAATAG
- a CDS encoding NAD(P)/FAD-dependent oxidoreductase: MKKDEYDVIVIGSGGAGMIAAITSRKLGFKVLLLEKLPTLGSKLKATGGGKCNLTNTLSNDDFMNSFGRNGKFMIKAISMLDKNDLRDFFSSIGVQTDTKDGFRIFPVTHNSSTIINALEKELHRLEVDVLCDVKVEKILVDGIKTTGVDTSKGEFISSNIIVATGGLGFPMLGANGDGYSFAKELGHKVTDLYPAMLPLITKETWVGDCTADTIAKAIVRIDLKKAKKLKAIGDLIFTSKGLRGPVILDFSREITPLLEKYDEVPLLINMVKGKNEDEVFQHLKKQSSLNPDYNIVELVSTLLPASVSKSLCLEVGADINKKFKEQDGQVRNNLVKIIVNTPLTVIDSVGFKKAMITRGGVSLKEINPETMQSKIIDGLYFCGEVMDLDGPCGGYNLQWSFSSGNLAGHLYK; this comes from the coding sequence ATGAAAAAAGATGAATATGATGTTATAGTAATAGGCTCTGGTGGAGCTGGAATGATAGCTGCAATTACTTCTAGGAAACTTGGTTTTAAAGTACTACTTTTAGAAAAACTTCCAACACTTGGTTCAAAGTTAAAAGCAACAGGAGGGGGAAAGTGTAATCTTACAAATACCCTCAGTAATGATGATTTTATGAACTCATTTGGGCGAAATGGAAAGTTTATGATAAAAGCAATCTCTATGTTAGATAAAAATGATTTAAGAGATTTTTTTTCAAGTATTGGAGTTCAAACTGATACTAAAGATGGTTTTAGAATTTTCCCTGTTACGCATAATTCATCTACTATTATAAATGCTTTAGAAAAAGAGTTACATAGATTAGAAGTAGATGTTCTTTGTGATGTTAAAGTAGAAAAAATACTTGTTGATGGTATTAAAACTACAGGTGTAGATACATCAAAAGGAGAGTTTATTTCTTCAAATATAATTGTAGCAACTGGTGGTTTAGGTTTTCCAATGCTTGGTGCAAATGGAGATGGATATTCTTTTGCAAAAGAGCTTGGACATAAAGTTACTGATCTTTATCCTGCTATGCTTCCTCTTATTACAAAGGAGACTTGGGTGGGAGATTGCACTGCTGATACTATTGCAAAAGCTATTGTAAGAATTGATTTAAAAAAAGCAAAAAAATTAAAAGCTATTGGGGATTTGATATTTACTTCTAAGGGTTTAAGAGGTCCGGTTATTTTAGATTTTTCAAGAGAGATTACTCCTTTGCTTGAAAAATATGATGAAGTGCCACTTTTGATAAATATGGTAAAAGGAAAAAATGAAGATGAAGTTTTTCAACACTTAAAAAAACAATCTTCTTTAAATCCTGATTATAATATTGTTGAGTTAGTTTCAACATTACTACCTGCTTCTGTTTCAAAATCACTTTGTCTTGAAGTTGGTGCAGATATAAACAAAAAGTTTAAAGAACAAGATGGACAAGTAAGAAATAATTTAGTAAAAATAATTGTAAATACTCCTCTTACAGTAATAGATTCTGTAGGTTTTAAAAAAGCGATGATTACAAGAGGTGGAGTGAGTTTAAAAGAGATAAATCCTGAAACTATGCAAAGTAAAATTATAGATGGTTTGTATTTTTGTGGAGAGGTTATGGACTTAGATGGACCATGTGGAGGGTATAACCTCCAGTGGTCTTTTTCTAGTGGAAATTTAGCTGGGCATCTATATAAATAG